The following is a genomic window from Hymenobacter monticola.
GCGTGGTGTGGCCCTGCCAGAAAGCCGAGTCGTAGGCCACGGTGTTGCGCAGAAACACGTCGTAGTACTGCGCCCGCTCAATGTATGCGGGCCGGGGCGTCTGGGCCGTGTCGATGGCCGTGGTCAGGAATTCGCCGAAGTATTTCAGCGGCGGGCCAACGGGTAGTTTGGCCGTCGTTTGCCACCACACGGTTTTCAGGTGCCAGCGGCCGGCGTAGAACTGGTAGGCCACGCGCAGGGCGCGCGAGTCGGCCGCGTGCACCGAATTTTTGAGGCCGGCGGACGTGTAGTGCCACTCGGCCCCAAGGAAGGCGTAGCTGTCCTGCTCGATGTACATGCGGCCCTCGAAGTCGGCGCGGTGGGTGCCGGCCTTCGGGCCAAAGGTGACGACGTATACCGGCCGGTCCTGAAAGGTGCTGCCGGGCGCCAGCCGGTAGTCGTAATCCTTGAAGTGGGCCGGGTCGATGAACTCCGAGCGGCGGTGCACAAAATCGCCCCAGTGCGCAATGAACGGCCCACCCGCCCAGTCGATGCGAATGGGCTGCCGGTCCGGTCGCAAATCGACCTTCCGCGACTGCTTAATCTGGATTTCGCCCTCCGCCGTGCGCTTTTTATACGACTCTTTAAAGGCCAAAAGCAGCCCCTCGGCCAGGTAGCGCGGCTGCCCGGCCGGGTCGTTGTCCGACTCGCGGTAGAAGCCCGTGAGCTGGGTGGGCCGCGTGGGGTAGTTGCGCGGAATGCGGGCTATGGCCTCCTTCACAATGCCCAGTACCGAGCCCGTCACCTGCACCTCGCCCAGCGCCGCCGGGCTGATGCGCAATTCAATGCGCAGCTCCGACGCCGGCAGCGGCGGCAGGGCGCGGGTGTATTTGCGGTAGCCCAGCAGCGCCACTTCCAGCCGTTCGCCCTGCAGCGCCGCCGGCACGCTCAGGGCGAAGCGGCCGTCAGCGTTGGTGCTGGTGCCAATGCGGTTGTCGGCCACGCCCACCTGCGCGTTCGGAATGGGCTGATGGGTTTCGGCATCAATGACCTGGCCGCGCAGTACCTGGGTGGTTTGGGTCCACCCTTGCCCTGCCAACAGCATCAACCAACCCAGCAACAAGCAGCGTATCAGATTCGTCATAGCACTTCACAAGATAGCGACTGGCCTCTACCCCCCGGGCCACCCAGGCAGGTAGATGTATGCCCCGGGCGCGCGGTTGCCCCAGCGCACCCGAATTTTTGTTCAGCCGTTTTCCGCCGCCTGCCGGGGCCTTCAACGCAGCCTTCCGGCTTTTCTGTATGCCAAACGGCCCCGGCCGGGCATTGCTGTTCCGCCGGGGCCGTTTGGTGTTTTGCGGGCCTTATTCTTAGCTATTCTGCCGGCGTCAGCTTGCCCACCAAGTACTCGGCAATCTGCACGGCGTTGGTGGCAGCACCTTTGCGCAGGTTGTCGGCCACCACCCACATATTCAGGGTGCGGGGCTGGGTTTCGTCGCGGCGCAGGCGGCCCACCAGCACGGCGTCGCGGCCGTGGCTATCTTTGGGCATGGGGTACTGGTTGGTGCTGGGGTCGTCCACGAGTTCTACGCCGGGCGTGCGGGCCAGAATCTCGCGCACCTCAACCAGGTCAAATTCCTTCTCAAACTCCACATTGATGGACTCGGAATGGCCGCCCATTACTGGGATGCGCACACAAGTGGCCGTGACGCGGATGCTGTCGTCGCCCATGATTTTCTTGGTCTCGTTCACCATCTTCAGTTCCTCCTTGGTGTAGCCGTTGGGCTCGAACACGTCGATGTGGGGCAGCACGTTCAGGTCGATGGGGTGCGGGTAGGCGGGGTTGGCGGCGGGCTGGCCGGCGCGCTCCTCCAGCAGCTGGTCCACGGCTTTTTTGCCGGTGCCCGTCACGCTTTGGTAGGTACTCACCACGATGCGCTGCACCTTATAAGCCTTGTGCAAATCATTCAGGGCTACTACCATCTGAATGGTGGAGCAGTTGGGGTTGGCGATGATTTTATCCTCGGGCGTGAGCGTATCGGCGTTGAGCTCGGGCACCACCAGCTTCTTGGTGGGGTCCATGCGCCAGGCCGAGGAATTGTCGATGACGGTGGTTCCCACGGCGGCGAAGCGCGGCGCGTGCTCCTTGCTCACGGAGCCGCCGGCCGAGAAAATGGCAATGTCGGGCCGGGCCGCAATGGCGTCGTCCATGCTCACCACGGGGTATTTTTTTCCCAGAAACTCCACTTCCTGGCCCACCGAACGGGCCGAAGCTACGGGCAGCAGCTCGGTAAGTGGAAACTGACGCTCAGCCAATACTTTCAACATCTCGGTGCCCACTAGGCCGGTAGCACCCACAACAGCAATTTTCATGGAAAAAGCAGAAATATAAAAAGCCGCACCTCAGACGGGCGCCGAACTACAAATGTCGCCACAAATGGACTACTTTAGACGTCGCGTAAGCTTGAGGCTGCGCTTATTGAGGGCGGAAGAATGCGCAATCCGGCATTGCAGTTCCGACGTCTGGCTGTCTTTTGTCATCCCCCCGTTTGGCTTTAATGAAACACCTTTTACTGCTGCTCCTTCTACTTCCCGTCTTCGCTCACGCCCAGCTCAGCGATGATTTCAGCGACGGAAACTTCACCGCTAACCCCGCTTGGACCGGCGACGTGGCCAGCTTCCAGGTCACGACGCAGCAGCTGCAAAGCAACGGCCCGGCCGTGACGGGCACCCAACTCCAACTCGTGACGCCATCGCAGGCTACCACGGGCACCACCTGGGAGTTTTGGGTTAACCTGCGCCTGGCCACTTCCAGTGGCAATCTGGCCGATGTGTGGCTCATGTCGGAGCAGGCCGACCTGAAGGCCACCGGCAACCGCGGCTACTTCGTGCGCCTGGGCGGCTCCAACGATGAGGTGTCGCTGTTCCGTAAAGACGCCACCGGCAACCCGGTTTACGTGGTGGACGGCGCGGATGGGACCTTGCCTACCACTACTACCGCCAGCACGGCCAGCATTACGCGTGTGCGCGTGACCCGCAGCCCCAACAACGTATGGACCCTGGAGCGCGACCTCGCTGGCGGGCGCACCTTCGTGCCAGAAGGTACAGGCACCGACGCCACCTACCAGCGCAGCCAGTACCTGGGCGTGCTGCTGCTGTATTCGTCGGCCAACGGCCGCAACTTTTACTTTGATGACTTTGCCGTCACCGACAACACGCCCCCGCAGCTGAGCGACGTGGTGGTGGCCGGCGCCAACCAGCTCGACGTGCTGTTCAACGAGCCCGTGGCCGCTAGCACGGCCGCCACCAATTTCCGCCTGGGCAATGGCGTCTCGCCCATCACGGCCGTGCGCAGCGCCACCGACGCCGGCCTGTTTCGCCTGACTTTTGCGGCTGCGCTGCCCACCGGCGCCAACACCCTGGAAGCGCGCAATGTGGCCGACCTCTACGGCAACGTGGCCACCGGGCCGCTCACGCTGGGCTTCACCACCGTGGCCCCCACCGTGGCTCCTGGCTATCACCAGCTGCTCATCAGCGAGATATACGCCAACGAAACCGCGCCCGCCGGGTCGCCGCCGGCCACCTACGCCTCGGAATTCATTGAGATTTACAACCCCACGGCCAACGTACTGGACCTGACCGGCGTGCGCCTCTCGCGCACCAGCAGCACGGCCACGGCGGCCGTGTTTCCGACGGGGGCGGTGCTGCAGCCCGGCGAATACGCCGTGGTGTGCGGCAGCACCCGCGCCAGCCAGTTTGCCGGCTCGGGCAAAGTATTCGGGCTGACCAACTTTCCCACCCTGCTCAACGCCGGCGACCAGCTGCTGCTGCGCAACCGCCAGGGCCGGGCCGTGTTCGAAGTGTCGTATTCCGACACCTGGTACCCGGACGCGACGAAGCGCGCCGGCGGCTGGAGCCTGGAAATGATTGACACCGGCCAGCCCTGCGCCGACGGGCAGAACTGGACGGCCAGCCTCGACCCCACCGGCGCCACCCCCGGCCGCCGCAACTCGGTGGCCGCCAACAACCCCGACCGCACGGCACCGGCCCTGCTCAGCGCCACGGCCAGCAGCGCCACCACGGTGCGCCTTACGTTTGGCGAAAAGCTCGACAGCACCCTCATGGGCAATGCCGCCCTCTACACCCTGCAGCCGGCCGTGGCTGTGCAGCGCGCCACCGTGCTGCCCTACGATTTCCGCACCGTGGAGCTGACGCTGGCTGCCTCGCTGCCCATCAACCAGGCCACCACCGTGGCCGTG
Proteins encoded in this region:
- a CDS encoding carboxypeptidase-like regulatory domain-containing protein, which codes for MTNLIRCLLLGWLMLLAGQGWTQTTQVLRGQVIDAETHQPIPNAQVGVADNRIGTSTNADGRFALSVPAALQGERLEVALLGYRKYTRALPPLPASELRIELRISPAALGEVQVTGSVLGIVKEAIARIPRNYPTRPTQLTGFYRESDNDPAGQPRYLAEGLLLAFKESYKKRTAEGEIQIKQSRKVDLRPDRQPIRIDWAGGPFIAHWGDFVHRRSEFIDPAHFKDYDYRLAPGSTFQDRPVYVVTFGPKAGTHRADFEGRMYIEQDSYAFLGAEWHYTSAGLKNSVHAADSRALRVAYQFYAGRWHLKTVWWQTTAKLPVGPPLKYFGEFLTTAIDTAQTPRPAYIERAQYYDVFLRNTVAYDSAFWQGHTTLLPPAAVQKSLFDQQRQQQADSLFKPSDAGTDPQERKLSAFDRFLKRFSYGSHLGAWPLAVPAADLTVAYAPAGYGLQMQRAASVRAQDLTVFTQFEYQYALTRELALSLATQRLHRQFEGDGWEVGLSYQRNLTPHHRPLYGRAGLGYLRQTVALPLGTFDNPDSGLHMAGTHLGADELSARIQTVNDALRPSLGVGLELSHRFELVADASYLVPLRSKTQLQVNEKSGFFLFRTSSAVDLPAADVDLRVNDQPTTRLPWQQRPWLLTLGLRYRVR
- a CDS encoding aspartate-semialdehyde dehydrogenase, with amino-acid sequence MKIAVVGATGLVGTEMLKVLAERQFPLTELLPVASARSVGQEVEFLGKKYPVVSMDDAIAARPDIAIFSAGGSVSKEHAPRFAAVGTTVIDNSSAWRMDPTKKLVVPELNADTLTPEDKIIANPNCSTIQMVVALNDLHKAYKVQRIVVSTYQSVTGTGKKAVDQLLEERAGQPAANPAYPHPIDLNVLPHIDVFEPNGYTKEELKMVNETKKIMGDDSIRVTATCVRIPVMGGHSESINVEFEKEFDLVEVREILARTPGVELVDDPSTNQYPMPKDSHGRDAVLVGRLRRDETQPRTLNMWVVADNLRKGAATNAVQIAEYLVGKLTPAE